A genomic window from Candidatus Pelagisphaera phototrophica includes:
- a CDS encoding PQQ-dependent sugar dehydrogenase has product MNSVASEYWRRRGGCFIEKWRLLGALIPILWLVPNASSQDLDDGAKIYATYCAQCHGPNLEGGQASSFLDGIWNYASGYNLHWDNIKFGIPGTQMIAWGSVLEDEQIEAVLNFILEREKEMGVQPPPPNPLSETEHFNLKVEVLAEGLEQPWGIEFLDDRTAVFSEFPGRLRLLVDGEVDNRPIANTPKPATRPSGQSFGFMDVALHPNYVENGWIYLCYIDEVSEIVGDLMRYLNVGDEPNRRCATRIVRGRIVDRRWEDEEVVYDPRPEDYTVVYDHFGARMLFDHEGYLYLSIGDRGRMLDSQSLARPEGKFHRMHDDGRPVDSNPYNSLEKYGVLPTVYAYGTRNAQGMALHPETHEVWAAEHGPMGGDEINVVKAGANYGWPLTTKGLDRDGTVQTPHKSLPGMVEPIHYWIPSPAVGGIEFSTSPLFPDWKNNLLVGFLKHQQIVRVVLDGHTVVKEEVVLKESGRVREIKTGPDGSLYVLIDRRGMILRLTPEK; this is encoded by the coding sequence TTGAACAGTGTAGCGAGCGAGTATTGGAGACGCAGAGGAGGTTGCTTTATTGAAAAATGGCGACTGTTAGGTGCCTTAATCCCCATTCTTTGGCTTGTGCCTAATGCGTCGTCGCAAGATCTGGACGATGGAGCTAAAATTTACGCAACCTACTGTGCCCAGTGCCATGGCCCGAATCTGGAGGGGGGACAGGCTTCCAGCTTTCTAGACGGGATATGGAACTACGCTTCTGGATACAATCTGCACTGGGACAATATCAAATTCGGCATCCCGGGTACGCAGATGATCGCCTGGGGAAGCGTGCTCGAAGACGAGCAGATCGAAGCGGTCCTCAACTTTATCCTGGAACGCGAGAAAGAGATGGGGGTCCAGCCTCCGCCGCCCAATCCGCTTTCTGAAACCGAACATTTCAATCTCAAGGTCGAAGTCTTGGCGGAAGGCTTGGAGCAGCCATGGGGGATTGAGTTTCTCGATGACCGCACGGCCGTGTTTTCCGAGTTTCCCGGTCGATTGCGCTTACTCGTAGATGGGGAGGTAGACAACCGGCCGATTGCCAATACTCCTAAGCCAGCAACCCGTCCATCGGGCCAATCCTTTGGCTTCATGGATGTCGCCCTCCATCCCAACTACGTAGAAAACGGATGGATTTACCTGTGCTATATTGATGAGGTATCTGAAATCGTCGGCGATTTGATGAGGTATCTGAACGTCGGCGATGAACCGAACCGACGGTGTGCCACCCGCATTGTTCGAGGCCGTATCGTTGACCGTAGATGGGAAGACGAGGAGGTTGTCTACGATCCTCGGCCAGAGGACTACACGGTTGTTTACGACCACTTTGGCGCTCGTATGCTTTTTGATCACGAAGGCTATCTTTACTTGTCCATTGGCGATCGCGGCCGCATGCTCGATTCCCAAAGCTTGGCCCGTCCTGAAGGAAAGTTTCACCGCATGCATGACGATGGTCGACCCGTTGACAGCAACCCCTACAACTCGTTGGAAAAATACGGTGTTCTTCCCACGGTCTACGCTTACGGGACTCGCAACGCCCAGGGTATGGCCCTCCATCCAGAAACCCACGAGGTTTGGGCGGCTGAGCATGGACCTATGGGAGGTGATGAGATCAATGTAGTTAAGGCAGGGGCAAACTACGGCTGGCCCTTGACTACTAAAGGACTGGATCGTGATGGAACAGTACAAACACCTCACAAGTCGCTGCCCGGCATGGTGGAGCCGATTCACTACTGGATTCCGTCACCTGCCGTTGGGGGCATCGAATTCTCAACCAGTCCGCTTTTCCCGGACTGGAAAAATAACCTTCTCGTGGGCTTCCTTAAGCATCAGCAAATCGTTCGGGTCGTTCTCGACGGACACACAGTTGTAAAAGAGGAGGTCGTTCTGAAGGAGTCTGGGCGAGTCAGGGAAATAAAGACTGGTCCTGATGGATCCCTATACGTATTGATCGATCGAAGGGGCATGATTCTGCGACTAACTCCGGAGAAATAG
- a CDS encoding 3-keto-disaccharide hydrolase has product MKTALVFFLLILVTQSHADDESGFVELFNGENLDGWDGKPGAWEVRGDEIWCTGVSENRNWLIWRGGQPTDFTLRLEFRWDKGNSGVQVRSDDLGEWQVFGYQVEIARQEVMGLWHHSLIDREHPKREARFLMTTAGERALIVSDGTRVNTKLEDAAAIQAHYNENEWNTMEIIASGDMVIQKINGVHFATLIDQDSEMSRSKGWIAFQDHGKGCTVAFRNIRIKETSSG; this is encoded by the coding sequence ATGAAAACTGCTCTCGTCTTTTTCCTTCTCATTCTAGTGACTCAATCGCATGCCGATGACGAATCAGGATTTGTCGAGCTATTCAACGGAGAGAATCTTGACGGATGGGATGGCAAGCCTGGAGCTTGGGAAGTACGTGGTGATGAAATTTGGTGTACCGGCGTATCCGAAAATCGAAATTGGCTTATTTGGCGGGGCGGCCAGCCTACCGACTTTACACTCCGGTTGGAGTTTCGCTGGGACAAGGGAAATTCAGGTGTGCAGGTTCGCAGTGACGATCTTGGCGAGTGGCAGGTTTTTGGATACCAAGTAGAAATTGCGCGGCAAGAAGTCATGGGACTCTGGCATCACTCCTTGATTGATCGGGAGCATCCAAAGCGTGAAGCCCGGTTCTTGATGACCACTGCGGGAGAAAGGGCCCTGATTGTTAGTGATGGGACGCGGGTAAACACGAAGCTCGAAGATGCGGCCGCAATCCAAGCCCATTATAACGAAAATGAGTGGAATACTATGGAGATTATTGCTTCGGGTGACATGGTCATTCAAAAGATCAATGGCGTCCACTTTGCCACGCTGATTGATCAGGATTCGGAAATGAGTAGGTCAAAGGGATGGATTGCCTTCCAAGACCATGGCAAAGGCTGTACCGTGGCCTTCCGCAACATTAGAATAAAGGAAACGTCCAGCGGCTAA
- a CDS encoding TauD/TfdA family dioxygenase has product MTRSILAGPAVWKGDGLSQSPDWKWDFSNTDPRAIREALESGPGALMLHGFPIDQYDRNEAREAFRSWCGELGNLLAQNERGDTVFEVTDAGFGSSDLRIRGPNTNKKLSFHTDRCDVIVFLCWKKALIGGENEVVSSMHLYNEIAQRRPDLLKILMESFTYKRHTVDLGNESRYCQQPIFSFRNGFFACSFLRVLIDRAHADPELPDLTPQQIEAIDFLEVVAGEPGQSCRFMQERGDILILNNWVTLHRRTAFEDGESPEEKRRIFRTWLSMPNSRPIDERFEANFGATGAGKVRGGFPVLRDE; this is encoded by the coding sequence ATGACAAGATCAATTTTAGCAGGGCCAGCAGTGTGGAAAGGCGATGGGCTGTCGCAAAGTCCGGATTGGAAATGGGATTTTTCCAACACCGATCCAAGAGCAATTCGCGAAGCACTGGAGAGTGGCCCCGGAGCGTTAATGCTCCACGGTTTTCCTATTGATCAGTACGATCGAAACGAGGCCCGCGAGGCATTTCGGTCCTGGTGTGGCGAGCTAGGGAATTTGCTCGCTCAGAATGAAAGAGGCGACACTGTATTCGAGGTTACGGATGCAGGGTTTGGCTCCAGTGACCTACGTATTCGCGGACCAAATACTAATAAGAAACTTTCATTTCACACGGATCGTTGCGACGTCATCGTTTTTCTGTGCTGGAAGAAAGCCCTAATTGGGGGAGAGAACGAGGTGGTCAGCTCCATGCACCTCTACAACGAGATTGCCCAGAGGCGTCCCGATCTTCTAAAGATTTTGATGGAGTCGTTTACCTACAAGCGCCACACGGTAGATCTAGGGAATGAAAGCCGCTATTGTCAGCAGCCAATTTTTTCATTCCGCAACGGGTTTTTCGCCTGCAGCTTTCTACGGGTCTTGATTGATCGGGCCCATGCCGATCCGGAGCTGCCAGATCTGACCCCACAGCAGATCGAGGCCATTGACTTTCTTGAAGTAGTGGCGGGCGAGCCGGGCCAGTCCTGTCGTTTCATGCAAGAACGAGGCGATATTCTAATTCTCAACAACTGGGTGACGCTCCACCGGCGAACCGCATTCGAGGATGGGGAGAGTCCAGAGGAGAAACGCCGGATATTTCGCACGTGGCTCAGCATGCCCAATAGTCGGCCCATCGATGAGCGATTCGAGGCGAATTTCGGGGCTACAGGCGCGGGCAAAGTGAGAGGCGGTTTCCCCGTCTTGCGTGATGAGTAG
- a CDS encoding sulfatase-like hydrolase/transferase, with product MTRISPLLFMIVSSLAADGPHVVEESVPNILWITAEDMSPTLGCYGDDYAITPNIDQLASDGVLYTNAFATAPVCSPSRSCIINGLPATSQGTQQMRSAFPIPGYMKGFPSLLRDAGYYTSNNVKTDYNNGNWEAIVEASWNESSDQAHWRSREEGKAFFSVFNLMTSHQSRTMVWPYEQFVSEIQSKLETSEIHSPKSAPVPPYYPDTPVIRKTIARFYDCVTAMDKEVGAILQQLEDDGLADSTIVFFYSDHGSGMPRHKRALLDSGLKIPLIVRFPERYQHLSPSESGTRTDRLVSFDDFGPTVLSLTGKAIPEYMEGKPFLGKADGFLREYTYGHRDRVDEVHDLARSVRDQRFLYIRNFMPHLGYNQPTAWPDLGEIRHEIYAHAKTEFMTDPQRHFAGPIRPLEELYDCQADPQNLKNLAGSPAHQDNLERMRAQLDKRLRDSRDLGFIPEALAWETSKGSTPYDLARASQNAYQQSRLIKAASQVGQGSENEFLANLEHSDPGVRFWGAVGFSAAGSLSDKAIDALTTALEDAAPNVRIESANALARHGRNERSISALASALEEENLAAVQHAARVIELLGEKAIEALPAVTACNARMLTIRPPDTSPLDPDPELDKAMFVGFSTQAFLNRFGSN from the coding sequence ATGACCCGAATTTCCCCGCTGCTTTTTATGATTGTTTCCTCCCTCGCCGCCGACGGACCCCATGTAGTTGAAGAGTCTGTACCCAATATTCTATGGATAACCGCCGAAGACATGAGCCCGACATTGGGCTGTTATGGAGATGACTACGCGATTACTCCCAATATTGACCAGCTAGCGTCCGACGGTGTCCTCTACACCAATGCGTTTGCTACGGCTCCTGTTTGCTCCCCATCCCGTTCGTGTATCATCAATGGACTGCCTGCTACCTCTCAGGGTACGCAGCAAATGCGTTCTGCGTTTCCAATTCCTGGATACATGAAAGGATTCCCGAGTCTTCTTCGTGATGCGGGCTATTACACATCGAACAACGTTAAGACCGACTACAATAACGGTAATTGGGAAGCCATTGTTGAAGCTTCCTGGAACGAGAGCAGCGACCAGGCTCATTGGAGGAGTAGGGAAGAAGGCAAAGCATTCTTTTCCGTGTTTAATTTAATGACCTCCCATCAGAGCCGGACGATGGTTTGGCCCTATGAGCAATTCGTTTCGGAAATTCAGAGCAAGCTTGAGACGAGTGAAATTCACAGCCCGAAGTCTGCGCCTGTTCCGCCATACTATCCAGACACTCCGGTTATCCGGAAAACGATTGCTCGGTTTTATGACTGTGTCACTGCCATGGACAAGGAGGTCGGCGCCATTCTTCAGCAACTGGAAGACGATGGACTGGCGGATAGCACGATCGTTTTCTTCTATTCCGATCACGGCTCTGGGATGCCCCGTCACAAACGGGCACTGCTGGATTCGGGTCTAAAGATTCCGCTTATCGTCCGCTTCCCGGAAAGGTATCAGCATCTATCTCCCTCGGAATCAGGTACTCGCACAGATCGACTGGTAAGCTTCGACGACTTTGGGCCCACTGTTCTCAGCCTCACTGGTAAGGCAATTCCCGAATACATGGAAGGAAAGCCTTTTCTGGGAAAGGCCGACGGTTTCCTCCGAGAATACACTTATGGCCATCGAGATCGTGTCGACGAAGTTCATGATCTCGCCCGATCAGTTAGGGACCAGCGCTTCCTCTACATCCGAAATTTCATGCCCCATCTTGGTTACAATCAGCCCACGGCTTGGCCCGATCTCGGTGAAATCCGTCACGAAATCTACGCCCATGCCAAAACCGAATTTATGACGGACCCGCAACGGCATTTTGCGGGACCGATCCGTCCATTAGAAGAGCTCTACGATTGTCAGGCCGATCCGCAAAACCTCAAGAATCTCGCCGGTTCGCCTGCCCACCAGGATAATCTTGAACGAATGCGCGCACAGCTTGATAAGCGCCTTCGTGATAGCCGCGACCTGGGCTTCATTCCGGAGGCTCTTGCCTGGGAGACCAGCAAGGGCTCGACTCCTTACGATCTTGCTAGGGCTTCCCAGAACGCCTATCAGCAGTCCCGCCTTATTAAGGCCGCATCACAAGTGGGGCAAGGCTCGGAAAATGAGTTTCTCGCTAACCTTGAGCATAGTGATCCCGGCGTCCGTTTTTGGGGAGCCGTTGGATTCAGCGCGGCCGGGTCGCTTTCCGACAAGGCGATCGATGCGCTAACGACGGCTCTAGAGGACGCAGCTCCGAATGTTCGCATCGAGTCTGCCAATGCGCTTGCTCGTCACGGACGTAATGAAAGATCTATTTCAGCCCTCGCTAGTGCTTTGGAAGAAGAGAATCTCGCAGCGGTTCAACACGCGGCCCGGGTAATTGAGCTTCTCGGCGAGAAGGCGATTGAGGCGCTACCTGCAGTTACCGCATGCAATGCCCGCATGCTAACAATCCGTCCACCGGATACGTCACCCCTAGACCCGGATCCAGAATTGGACAAAGCCATGTTCGTCGGTTTCTCCACTCAGGCCTTCCTGAATCGGTTCGGCTCAAATTAG
- a CDS encoding HupE/UreJ family protein, which translates to MSKTSQTVWLRYGRWVILSAIGVILASESWAHGVASSDQGFLARAEGVHAGPFLYLGAKHMVTGYDHLLYLAGVIFYLRALTDVVKFVSLFALGHSITLLFGVLSGINISPYFIDAIIGLSICYKALENLGTIRFIDPKLAVFGFGLAHGFGLSTKLQDLALSRDGLIANMINFNIGVEIGQVIGLVILFIGLSWLRERQDFDTVSRNANVALFGAGLVFFGLQMTGLFVN; encoded by the coding sequence ATGTCGAAGACTAGCCAAACAGTTTGGCTGCGCTATGGGCGTTGGGTAATCCTGTCGGCAATTGGGGTTATCCTTGCGAGCGAGAGTTGGGCGCATGGGGTTGCCAGTTCAGATCAAGGATTTCTAGCGAGGGCGGAAGGCGTGCATGCAGGCCCTTTCCTCTATTTGGGTGCTAAGCACATGGTCACCGGTTACGACCACCTTCTCTATCTAGCCGGGGTCATCTTCTATTTACGGGCGCTGACCGACGTGGTAAAGTTTGTGAGCCTTTTCGCGCTCGGCCACTCTATCACGCTACTGTTCGGAGTGTTGTCTGGCATAAATATCAGTCCCTATTTCATCGATGCGATCATCGGACTTTCAATCTGCTACAAGGCTCTGGAAAATTTGGGAACGATTCGATTTATCGACCCAAAACTTGCGGTATTTGGATTTGGGCTGGCCCATGGTTTTGGCCTTTCAACGAAATTGCAGGATCTAGCACTATCTCGAGATGGGCTCATTGCCAATATGATCAACTTTAACATCGGAGTTGAGATCGGCCAAGTAATTGGGCTGGTGATTCTATTCATCGGTTTATCCTGGCTTCGGGAGCGCCAAGACTTCGATACTGTTTCCCGTAATGCCAACGTAGCGTTGTTCGGTGCCGGTTTGGTATTTTTTGGCCTGCAAATGACGGGGCTTTTCGTAAACTAG
- a CDS encoding sulfatase family protein, which produces MQNLILPVSFMVRAFSRLGLLSCTFLLSLAGKEERPNILFIFTDDHATQAISAYGGMLADIAPTPNLDRLAGEGILFRKCYVTNSICGPARAVIQTGKYSHLNGFRQNGDQFDGTQPTAPKYLQKSGYQTAVIGKWHLASMPTGYDHFEVLKGQGAYYNPMLITNGENVDHVGYTTDIITERSLDWLQEERDPDKPFLLMVQQKAPHGRWEPAIRHLELFDNIEMPEPSTLFDDYTGRARPISQNRARMLEEMNDHRLMIKYSSKHTPEQLKPFDDYFRPRNEAMLAANLNDVERTKWNYQRYIKNYLRCVKAVDESIGQLLEYLEESGLADNTIVIYSSDQGFYLGEHGLFDKRWMYEESLRSPLLVRWPGVTKAGTVNDTDIVSNLDFAQTFLDLAGAEIPNDMQGRSLVPIFKNETPQDWREYHYYHYYEHGGHGVPLHFGVTNGHFKLIRYPDEENDTWELFDLKNDPMEMENIYGQANPEIQQNLLAQLNRLRAAYDLPEDELEGMKQSGQR; this is translated from the coding sequence ATGCAGAATTTGATACTTCCTGTTTCGTTCATGGTCCGTGCCTTCTCGAGGCTAGGGCTTTTATCATGCACCTTCTTGTTGAGTCTTGCTGGCAAGGAAGAGCGGCCGAACATTCTTTTCATTTTCACCGATGATCATGCTACTCAGGCCATCAGCGCTTATGGAGGGATGTTGGCCGATATAGCCCCGACTCCTAATCTAGACCGGCTTGCCGGTGAGGGGATCCTTTTTCGAAAGTGCTATGTAACCAATTCAATTTGCGGACCTGCCCGAGCGGTTATCCAGACCGGCAAGTATTCGCACTTGAACGGTTTTCGGCAAAACGGTGACCAGTTCGACGGTACCCAGCCGACGGCCCCCAAGTATTTGCAAAAATCGGGCTATCAAACCGCAGTCATCGGTAAGTGGCACTTGGCATCGATGCCTACCGGATATGACCACTTCGAGGTCTTAAAAGGGCAGGGCGCTTACTATAATCCAATGCTTATCACCAATGGCGAGAATGTAGACCATGTTGGGTACACGACGGACATCATTACCGAGCGGTCCCTAGATTGGCTCCAGGAGGAGCGCGATCCAGATAAGCCGTTTCTGTTAATGGTTCAGCAGAAGGCACCGCATGGTCGCTGGGAACCGGCGATTCGGCACTTGGAGTTATTCGACAACATTGAAATGCCAGAGCCGTCGACATTATTCGACGACTATACAGGCAGAGCACGGCCCATCTCGCAAAATCGGGCACGCATGTTGGAGGAGATGAACGATCACCGACTCATGATCAAGTATTCCTCCAAGCATACACCTGAGCAGCTTAAGCCTTTCGATGACTACTTTCGCCCTCGCAACGAGGCTATGTTGGCCGCCAATCTAAACGATGTCGAGCGCACCAAATGGAACTACCAACGCTATATCAAAAACTACCTTCGGTGCGTGAAGGCGGTAGATGAGAGTATTGGCCAGCTGCTCGAATATTTGGAAGAGAGTGGCCTAGCTGACAACACTATCGTTATATATTCATCGGACCAGGGATTCTATTTGGGCGAGCACGGACTTTTCGATAAGCGCTGGATGTACGAAGAGTCTCTGAGGTCACCCTTGTTGGTCCGTTGGCCGGGCGTCACAAAAGCTGGCACGGTCAATGATACGGACATCGTTTCTAATTTAGACTTCGCTCAGACCTTCTTAGATTTAGCGGGTGCTGAAATACCAAACGACATGCAAGGCCGCTCCTTGGTGCCGATCTTTAAGAATGAAACGCCGCAAGATTGGCGCGAGTATCACTATTATCATTACTACGAGCACGGCGGGCATGGGGTCCCGCTTCACTTCGGCGTGACCAATGGCCACTTTAAACTGATTCGCTACCCGGACGAGGAAAACGATACCTGGGAACTATTCGACCTTAAGAACGACCCAATGGAAATGGAGAACATTTACGGTCAGGCGAATCCGGAAATCCAGCAAAACCTATTGGCACAACTCAATCGCTTACGCGCTGCGTACGATCTTCCTGAAGACGAGTTGGAGGGCATGAAACAGAGCGGTCAGAGGTAG
- a CDS encoding Gfo/Idh/MocA family protein, with product MNRSSTPNRRQFLAASASTGAGLLFLPSGTLFGQNRPGNRLNIALIGCWGRAKAHFNMLEQENVVALCDINSKALAAAGQKFPKAKQYKDWRKCLDQKDLDAVVCCTPDHHHAFISIWAMNRGLHVYGEKPLANTVEEARMVRETYLENQNKVATQCGTQRHFDPNFAYIRELIREGAIGELQDVHAWGDRYHNKKSYPMATGSAPDFIDWDLWVGPSQKRPFSSDYFTALNWRTGQKTHSYFETDSAKWPTGSNCLSWNMYREFGNWQIGDMGSHTMDLAFNPLDADYPISAQAEGEAYNPDVAPSRMSSSCINPANDWRGKIRVSWHQGGNMPKSPLSYVDVTKIGHGALFKGTKGFIVADFKTRTVIPYGKSADLSYYDSSKIKVPERQVSNFGEEWTNACKTDLKTSCNFDYSGVLIEQLLLGAVAYDVGKKIDYNAKKMEVTNSPEANRLLRKEYRKGWALNG from the coding sequence ATGAACAGATCTTCTACTCCAAATCGTCGTCAATTTCTCGCAGCCTCCGCTTCGACAGGTGCGGGTCTCCTTTTTCTGCCGAGCGGTACGCTTTTCGGGCAGAATCGTCCCGGTAACCGTCTGAATATCGCTCTGATAGGCTGCTGGGGTCGTGCTAAAGCCCATTTCAATATGCTTGAGCAGGAGAATGTGGTCGCTCTCTGCGATATCAATTCCAAGGCCCTAGCGGCCGCCGGACAGAAGTTTCCCAAGGCCAAGCAGTATAAAGACTGGCGGAAATGCCTGGACCAGAAAGATCTAGACGCCGTGGTCTGCTGTACGCCTGATCATCATCACGCTTTCATTTCTATTTGGGCCATGAATCGAGGACTACACGTGTATGGCGAGAAGCCATTGGCGAACACCGTGGAAGAAGCACGAATGGTCCGTGAGACCTATTTGGAGAACCAGAACAAGGTCGCGACCCAATGTGGTACTCAACGCCATTTCGATCCTAATTTCGCCTACATACGCGAGCTCATCAGAGAAGGAGCCATTGGCGAGCTGCAGGATGTGCATGCCTGGGGTGATCGCTACCATAATAAAAAAAGTTACCCCATGGCAACCGGGTCCGCTCCCGATTTTATAGACTGGGATCTCTGGGTCGGCCCCTCTCAAAAGAGACCCTTTAGTTCGGACTACTTCACCGCACTCAATTGGCGCACTGGCCAAAAGACGCATTCCTATTTTGAGACGGACTCAGCGAAATGGCCGACGGGTTCGAATTGCCTCTCCTGGAACATGTATCGCGAATTTGGCAACTGGCAGATTGGTGACATGGGGAGCCACACCATGGATTTGGCTTTCAACCCGCTTGATGCCGACTATCCCATTTCAGCCCAAGCCGAGGGAGAGGCCTATAATCCGGACGTCGCACCATCGCGTATGAGCTCGAGCTGTATCAATCCCGCCAACGACTGGCGCGGCAAGATTCGAGTTTCTTGGCATCAGGGTGGTAATATGCCGAAATCTCCGCTTAGCTACGTCGACGTTACAAAAATCGGGCACGGAGCGCTTTTCAAAGGAACTAAGGGATTCATTGTAGCTGATTTCAAGACGCGTACGGTTATCCCATACGGAAAATCCGCGGACCTTTCGTACTACGATTCGAGCAAAATCAAGGTTCCGGAAAGGCAGGTCTCTAATTTCGGGGAAGAGTGGACTAATGCTTGTAAGACGGACCTGAAGACGTCCTGCAACTTTGACTACTCGGGTGTATTGATCGAGCAACTACTTCTTGGAGCTGTGGCCTACGATGTAGGGAAAAAGATCGATTACAACGCGAAGAAGATGGAAGTGACGAATAGCCCAGAAGCGAACCGCCTCTTGCGGAAGGAATACCGCAAGGGATGGGCTCTCAACGGCTAG
- a CDS encoding sulfatase, translating to MKRYTPIAFALLLFSICTQSAIADGHELTKKNILLICVDDLRPELKSFGVDYIHSPNIDRLAASGRAFHNHYVNAPTCGASRYTMLTGQYGPYGNQSLFARAEKLDSPDASIPPSMPEWFRENGYKTVSVGKVSHHPGGWGGEDWYDHNVLEMPGAWDRQLMPTGRWKHPRGAMHSLIHGEIKPIGSFSENKMEVMQSAEGKDTDYHDGLIGAAGLEQLENLANSHTPFFLAIGFIKPHLPFGSPKRYMDPYEGVELPPIPHPEKPDWQSTWHASGEFMNQYFHHGQDPREDKAYADKVRRHYAACVSYVDHLVGEILAKLKETGRDKDTIVVLWGDHGWHLGEHSIWGKHCLFEEALRSPLIISAPGMKEPGAKSNGVVETVDLFPTLCELTGLEQPDFAHGTSLLPQIEKPNAKGHTALAYTGRAQTLRTDRYRFVLHKDGYTELYDHTSPKKETQNLAEENPVLVKELKEMLLAKTSRLN from the coding sequence ATGAAACGTTACACACCCATCGCTTTCGCACTTCTCCTCTTCTCAATCTGCACCCAATCTGCAATAGCTGATGGGCACGAATTGACTAAGAAAAATATTTTGCTCATCTGCGTCGACGACCTACGCCCCGAGCTGAAGTCCTTTGGCGTCGATTACATTCACTCCCCGAATATCGATCGACTCGCGGCCTCCGGCAGAGCCTTTCACAATCACTACGTCAACGCCCCCACCTGCGGTGCCTCCCGCTACACGATGCTAACCGGGCAGTACGGTCCCTATGGAAATCAATCTCTCTTCGCTCGGGCTGAGAAGCTGGATTCCCCCGATGCATCCATTCCTCCAAGCATGCCGGAGTGGTTTCGGGAAAATGGATATAAGACCGTATCCGTCGGAAAAGTCTCGCACCATCCAGGAGGTTGGGGCGGTGAAGACTGGTACGACCATAACGTTCTCGAAATGCCCGGTGCCTGGGATCGTCAACTCATGCCCACCGGCCGATGGAAGCACCCACGAGGCGCCATGCACTCCTTGATTCACGGTGAGATCAAACCAATCGGGTCTTTCTCTGAAAATAAAATGGAAGTCATGCAGAGCGCCGAAGGCAAGGACACCGACTACCATGATGGCTTGATTGGTGCTGCCGGCCTCGAACAACTCGAAAATTTGGCCAACTCGCACACGCCTTTCTTTCTCGCCATCGGTTTTATCAAGCCTCACCTCCCATTCGGATCGCCTAAGCGCTACATGGATCCCTACGAAGGGGTCGAGTTGCCACCCATTCCTCATCCAGAGAAGCCGGACTGGCAAAGCACCTGGCATGCCTCTGGGGAATTCATGAACCAGTACTTCCATCACGGGCAGGACCCGCGGGAAGACAAAGCTTACGCGGACAAAGTGCGTCGCCACTACGCTGCCTGCGTGAGCTACGTCGACCATCTCGTAGGAGAGATCCTCGCCAAACTAAAGGAAACCGGCCGGGACAAAGACACTATTGTCGTGCTCTGGGGCGATCATGGTTGGCACCTAGGAGAGCACAGCATTTGGGGAAAACACTGCCTCTTCGAAGAAGCCCTGCGATCCCCACTCATCATTTCCGCCCCCGGCATGAAAGAGCCGGGCGCCAAATCGAACGGGGTGGTAGAGACCGTCGATCTCTTTCCGACGCTTTGTGAACTCACCGGTTTGGAACAACCGGATTTCGCCCACGGCACCTCGCTTCTTCCTCAGATCGAAAAGCCAAATGCCAAAGGCCACACTGCTCTCGCTTACACCGGAAGAGCACAAACACTCCGTACTGATCGTTATCGCTTTGTGCTTCACAAAGACGGTTACACTGAGCTGTACGATCACACCTCTCCCAAGAAGGAAACTCAGAACTTGGCAGAAGAAAACCCGGTATTAGTTAAAGAGTTAAAGGAAATGCTCCTTGCGAAAACGTCCAGGCTCAATTGA